The nucleotide sequence TCTGCGACCAACCAAGGCTCATCAACAGGTTGCGCTTAGCCTCGACTTTTTCTTTACTGACAGTTTGGAGAATGTAAAGGGCCCATAGATACAATGGAGATAGCCTAGGTATCCCCATCTCATCGGCTCTATCGACCAAAACATGAAGTGATTCTGGTTTCTGGCCAACAAATCCTGGGTGGTATCTCGCTGCTCGAGACACTCTATCTTCAGAAATACCTAACTCTTCCCTTAGGAACTTCAAATTAGGAAATATTCTTTTCTCAAGGCTATACCTGAGGCACCAGCGATTCTTCTTGACAATCTTGACGAGAAGCTCCCTCGATCCAAAGAGGCTTTCCCATATCTCCAACTTGGGGAGTATAGAACGTTTCAGGTTACCGGTAAGTATGGAGGGATTCGATGCAATGATCTCGATTATGTCAGACTTCGAGAAACCCATATCCACAAAAGATCGTAACTTTGGGGCCAG is from Zingiber officinale cultivar Zhangliang chromosome 7B, Zo_v1.1, whole genome shotgun sequence and encodes:
- the LOC122005127 gene encoding transcription termination factor MTERF9, chloroplastic-like, with the translated sequence MRPSIIRRSGVLASLRSGCHTFFFSSSIFPDAAAAADGQSSKPLSMAEYLVRSWGLSAAEASKVSKLSRGKSTQKADVVLNFLRSEGFEDSYIKKIVVLSPDFIVYDVKNNLAPKLRSFVDMGFSKSDIIEIIASNPSILTGNLKRSILPKLEIWESLFGSRELLVKIVKKNRWCLRYSLEKRIFPNLKFLREELGISEDRVSRAARYHPGFVGQKPESLHVLVDRADEMGIPRLSPLYLWALYILQTVSKEKVEAKRNLLMSLGWSQTDFSEALRKSPSFLSLSVDELRKKMHFYVEEVG